Within the Methanobacterium sp. BRmetb2 genome, the region CCTCCAGGAACTTTATCATACCTGTAGATGATAGTGAAGAGCAAACACAGAGAATATTAGAAGAAAATTTTAAATCCACAGAGAAAAAACTCCAAGAAATCAAAGGAGAACTAAATTTTAATTACAAATATGAACTTCTAAAAGAATCATACCAACTATTAGAGCCATATATAGTATTAATACCATATGAAGAAGAATTATTAGAAATATTCCCCATATCCAATCCAAGAACTCGCAGAGACTCCAAAAAACTAATGCAACTGATAAAAGAAAGTGCCCTACTATTCCAATATCAACGCTGCAGAGATGAAATAAATGAAAAAAAAGTATTAGTTGCATCATGGATCGACTTGGCCCATTCAATATTATTAGGCGGCCCTATACTAGAAGCAACGCTCACAGGCTTTGATAAAAGGCTGATAGAAGCATTGCCTATCATATATGAACTGATTGATATTAATGGCTATGTGACTACTAAATCTCTTCAAAGAAAACTAAAGAAATCTTCAAAATATGCCTGGCAAATACTCAACTTTTTCGAAGAAAATGGCTACATCTACCATGATCCAGCAACAAAACATGACGAAGGAATAAAAGGAAAAGCCAAAGTGTACATAAAAACAGGTACCAACCAATATAAAAATCTGCTATTAGCTATAGGAAATATAGATTGGATAAATATTAAAAAAAAGGAAGAAGAATTCATAAAAATACAAATTCCAAATTCTTCCCACCAAGTAGGAGAAGTAATATACCTACCAAACTACAACCCCACGTTACCCAACAAGGTGGCGTACACACCAACACATATACACTCAAAGGAATTTAGAATTTACAAGAAGAACAAACTAAAAACCAAATTTACAGATGATAAGAATCCAGAAATTCTGACAGATAAAAATAGAAATAATAAACAGGACAAATTAATAAAACAGTCGTTAGAAGCAGAAATAAATTATGATAATCTAATGGTAATAGAAAAAGATATCCTAACAGAGTTAGCTGGATTCATCAAACACACCATCAACTCAATAGTTGAACATCTAAAAGATAAATACCCTAAAACTGATATTCTCTCAACAATTCAAAATATGGAGAGTAGGGGGTGGATAGAATAATCCAACAAACCAAACTCTCACTTTTCAGCCGAAAAAAAGAACCAATCACCCCTAAAAAACCAAAAATATATATCAACTGGAAAAAAATACCCCCCACAACTAAGAAAGTTCCTACTACTGCATATAATAAGAGCATTCGAAGAAAACAGTGGCCCAAATAAAAAAATAAAAAAAAAAGGAATTATTAATGTATTAAGCAAAAATATGGGGAATGTTGCCAAAAAACAAGTAGAAATGTTCATTGAAAACCTGATATACCAGAGCTACATCCAGGAACTAGCTGACCATGAACTGGGATATACAGATAAAATTTATGAAGATCTAAAAAAAATCGATAAAATCATCAAAAAACAGATGTATTCCCAAAAATATCAAAGAAAAAACACTCATAATAATCTAAGGGGTTTTACAAAATGAAAGGGCTTCAATCATTTTATAAAGCCTTTTACGGACATTCTTTTTACCGACACTTCAGACGCCCACCAGACTTCAATCTAAAAAAATTTAGGATACAATTCACCGTTGAAAATCCTAAAACATTATATCTACATGTACACCGCAACAGCAGCCACCACCCCTGTTTAATCCACACCTATGATTATGGAAGCAAGGGAAATCTAAGAGAGAGAAACAAATCAAAGATTGTATTTGATCGTGCCTTCTTTGATTTTGACGTTACCAACCCCCAAATAAAAGAAATAAAAAATGAACTTATATCACTAAGAAGTCATGGATTGAACTACCAGAAGGAAAAACAGGAAGATCTAACAGAAATTCTCCAAAAGCTAATCATTAAAAAGAAAGTAGCTAAACCTGCTATTGATGAAGCCAAAGATTTCGCATTAAAATTTAAGGAAACTTTCGGAAAAGAACCTGCACTTTTTTTCAGCGGATGCAAAGGCTGCCACGCATATACTTTCTTCAAAGCATCAAGCTTTAAAAATATAGACTTGGCCCTCTCATGGTTTGCAGAACATATTAAAAATACCTACAATTATGAAACTCTTGATTTATCTGTAAATCGCGATTCAACGGCCCGTTTATCACGCATTCCCTACAGCAAGCATCAAATAACCCAATTAGCCGTAGTTTCTTTTACAATTGATGATGATTACTTAGAAATAATGCGAAAATCTCTAAATCCTTATGTAGAACCATTTGAAATAGAAGATCATTCAACCAATTTTCATAAACACTTACAAAAAATAGATCTAGTCGAATCATTCAATGCAAATGTCAAAAAAACTACTAAACCAAAAAATGTGGCCCTTTCAGGCAATTTTAATAATCAAAGAAATTTAAATGACCATAGAATATTTTTCAGATCAATCTTGGGAAATCCTGTTAGAGAATATCCTGAAAAGAATTATGTGATGTACCAATGCCCCTTTCCAGACCACACTGACATAAAACCCTCATTTATGGTGCATAAATGTGGATATCAATGTTACAGCTGTCAAAAAAAGGGTAATTACTGGCAGTTCTTAAAGGATTACTATAATTTAAGTGATATTCAGGTCAAGAAGTGTTTAAAGGAAATGTTATAACAAATATTCACAACTCTTGCTTGAAATATATAATAAAAACCAAAAATTTATCGGATTCTTCTTATCTATTATTAAGCTTATTAGACTCCAAATATTCGTTTGGTTTTTCTAAATTGAATATTCTAGAATAAAATAGAAAAATAAATTAATGATATTCATTCTTTGACCTGAATGTTAAAAAAAATTATCACAATCTTCTGCTAACATTATAAATTAAAAATTTGACTTTTAGCTTAATTTTGTAAATGATCAAATAGTAAAATTTAAGATTTAGCATGGAAAACAATTTTTATAGATAAGTTACAATTTTTGGTGAATGAACATGGCTAAGAGCAATGGGGCAAATTTGGGTTTTGAACAGAAATTATGGCAATCAGCAGACAAACTAAGAAACAACATGGACGCAGCAGAATACAAACACATAGTGCTAGGGCTGATATTCCTAAAATACATCTCCGATGCTTTCTTAGAAGTTCACAAAAAATTAGAAACAGATAAATATGCAGACTCAGAAGACAAAGACGAATACACAGCGTTAAACATATTTTGGGTACCAACAAAAGCACGATGGAACTACCTACAAGATCATGCCAAACAACCAGACATAGGAAAACTCATCGACGATGCCATGGACGCCATAGAAAAAGACAACCCCCAACTAAAAGGCGTACTACCCAAAGACTATGCACGAGAAGCACTAGACAAAAAAAGCCTAGGCGGCATAATCGACCTCATAGGGACCATAGGCCTCGGAAACAAAGAAAGCAGATCAAAAGATATACTAGGAAGAGTCTATGAATACTTCCTAGGACAATTTGCCAGTGCCGAAGGAAAAAAAGGAGGCCAATTCTACACACCACGAAGCATAGTCAAAGTCCTAGTAGAAATGATCGAACCTTATCATGGCAGAATATATGACCCCTGCTGTGGATCTGGAGGAATGTTCGTACAGAGTGAAAAGTTTGTAGAAGCACATGAAGGTAAAATAGGAGACATCGCCATATACGGCCAAGAATCCAACCAAACCACATGGAGATTATGCAAAATCAACTTAGCCATACGAGGCATAGACTCTGACATCCAATGGGGAGACAGCTTCACCGAAGACAAACATAAGGACCTAAAATCGGATTACATCCTTGCTAATCCACCTTTCAATGACAAAGACTGGAAAGCCGAACTACTGGAAGACGACGTAAGATGGAAATATGGCATACCACCCAAAAGAAACGCCAACTTTGCATGGGTACAACACTTTATCCACCACCTAACACCCAATGGAATAGCAGGATTCGTATTATCCAACGGATCCATGTCTGCTGGTGGAATTGAGGGAAAAATAAGACAAAAAATAGTGGAAAATGACTTGGTAGATTGTATGGTGGCCCTACCATCACAACTATTTTATAATACAGGTATACCGGCTTGTTTATGGTTTATTTCAAGGGATAAAAAGAATGTTCGTTTCAGGAATCGTGAAGATGAGATACTTTTTATTGATGCTCGTAAAATGGGTTACATGGCAGATCGCACACACCGGGAACTAAGCGATGAAGATATACAACAGATCGCACAAACATATTATAGTTGGCGAGGTGAAGGTGGAGAATACAAAGATGTTCGCGGATTTTGCAAGTCTACCACGTTAAACGAAGTAAAAAAACATGATTACATACTCACCCCTGGTCGTTATGTGGGTTTTGCTGAGGAAGAAGAGGATCTTGAAGAATTTGAGGAAAAGATGAAAAGATTGACCTCTGAACTGGCGCAACAATTTAAGGAATCTGATAAATTAGAAAAAGAAATAAGTGATTATTTAAAGATGATTGGTTATGAAATTTAAGATATTTGTCAGTGGCAATCAGAATGAGCTTAAAAAAGAGAGAATGGCTGTGAAAGAGGCTATTGTAAATATTCCCGTAATTAAAGACTTTTTTGAGCCTTTTTTATTTGAAGACTTGCCTTCATTAGGTTGTGACCCGGTTTCAACTTATCTAGATGAAGTTAAAAATAGTGATATTTATATTGGTATTTTGGGAACTAATTATGGTAATAAATATGAAGATGGTATTTCAGCCACTGAAAAAGAATATAATACCTTTATAGAGTATGTATCTGATGGTGAAATATTACTTTTTGTTAAAGGTGATAAAAGTATTTCTCGAGACCCTGAAATCGATGATTTTATTGAAAAAACCAGATCTAAATCTATTTACAGGCGTTTTGATTCTATAACGGATCTTGAAGAAGAAATAATTAATAGCTTACAATCTTTTCTTGAAAATGAGGGAGTAATCAATTTTGAAGTTTTTGATAAAAGGATATGCTTGGTGGCAGATTATAGTGCCATTGATGAAAACGAAGTTAAAGATTTTCTTCAAAAAAGAGCTACGAATATGGATGTTGACGTTCCAGATGCTCCAATTCAAGATATTCTTATAAATTTGTTAAAAGTTTTAAAGACATATAAAGGAGAACTACATCCAACTAATACAGGAATCCTATTTTTCAGTGAAAATGCGTCGGATTATATTCCACAAAATGTAATAAAGATTGTTAGATTTAAGGGAGTGACACGAACAGATATAATTGACAGTAAGGAAATAAAAGGCCCTATTTATAAAATGATTGGTGAAGTGGAAAGTTTTTTCAAGAGAAACACCCGAACTGCTAATAAAATAGTAGACTATAAAAGGGTTAACATTCCTGAATATCCATATTTGACTATTAGAGAAGCGTTAATCAATGCAATTGCTCATAGAGATTATAATCGTGTCGGTGCAAAGATAATGTTCTCCATATATGATGATAGGGTAGAGATAAGTAGTCCTGGAGTTCTTGTTTCTGGATTGTCAATAGATGACCTTGAAAACCAGCACGAAACTCGAAATGATGCCATATGTGAAATATTTAAATTAACAAAAGATATGGAAACGTTTGGGACAGGTATTAAAAAGATGCGTAAATCCATGAAGGAACACGGACTCCCTGAACCTGAATTTAGGATTGAAGGAGAATTTTTTGTAGTTAGGCTTCATGGTCCGGGCAATAAAATACTGGATTTAGCTCCTGATATTCCTGAAAGCAGGATAGTTGCTGATCTAAAGAGATCAAAGTTAAATGAAAGGCAAATAAAGGCCTTAGAAATGATGTTAGATAATCAAATTTTCACTAACAGTATTTATCAAGAAACATTTGGAGTTTCTCGTCAAACTGCTTCTCGAGATTTAAAAGATCTTACGAATAAAGGACAAATCTATTCAACTGGAAAGGGGAAGGGAACTAAATATAAAGCTACGAATATAGATGAGTCATAAACTCAAAAATTGAGGCATAAATTGAGGCGTATTTTCATGAGGCATAAGTTGAATTTTTGAGGCATAAAATGAGGCATATCTTAACAAAAAAAATTAGTGAATCAAAAAGTTTACAAGTAAAAAAAGAGTGTGAATATGGTTGAGGGGAAATTTAAAGAGACAAATATAGGATGCATACCTGAAAATTGGGAAACTGTTCCTTTAACAGATATAGTTACTCATTATGTTGATAATAGGGGTAAAACAGCACCCACTACTGAATCAGGAATTCCATTGATAGCTACTAATTGCATAAAAGAACAGGGGTTGTATCCAACTTATGAAAGGTTGAGATTTGTTTCTAAAGAAACTCATGAAACTTGGTTTAGAGATCATCCAAAACCAGATGATATAATAATTGTAAACAAAGGAACGCCAGGTTTAGTCTGTTTGGTACCAAATCCGGCTGATTTTTGTATTGCTCAGGATATGATTGCTATTAGGGCAGATAAAAGTAAGGTATATTATAAATATCTATTTGCGTACATGAGAACTGAAAATTTCAAATACCAAGTTCAAAATCTTAATGTAGGGACCACAATACCTCATTTAAAGAAAACCGTTTTTTCAAACCTTATTATACCTTTACCCTCCGTTGAAGAACAAATTTTCATTGGAAATTTGTATTATGAAATATCTAAAAAATTCGAACTCAATCAAAAAATAAATCAGACTTTGGAAGCGTTGGGTCAGGCTATTTTCATACAATGGTTTATAGATTTTGAGTTTCCTGATGAGAAGGGGCAGTCTTACAAGTCTAGTGGAGGAGAAATGATTGATTCAAAGTTGGGTGAGATACCAAATGGTTGGGAAGTTAAAAAACTTGGAGAAATTTGTGATATAAAGATGGGTCAATCTCCAAAATCTGAATTTTACAATGAAAATGGAGAAGGACTTCCGTTTTATCAGGGTGTAACTAATTTTGGAGAAAGATTTCCAAAGGATAAGATGTATTGTACTGTTAAAAATAAAGTCGCAGAAAAAGGAGATATTTTATTCAGTGTAAGAGCTCCAGTGGGCAGAATAAATATTGCTAATACGAAAATGATTATTGGAAGAGGTATTTGTGCAATTAAACATAAAAATAGTTTACAATCATTCTTGTTATATCAATTAAAAAACATCTTTACTAAAGAAGATTCCATAGGAAGTGGAACTGTGTTTAATGCAATAACTAGGAAAGATTTGGATGAGTTATTGGTTTTAGTTCCTAATATAAATATTAACAAGAAATTTGATTCATTGACTGGATCTATTGATAAAGAAATTGAGAATTTAACTTTACAAAATAATAATTTATCTCAAATTAGGGATTCAATTTTACCCAAACTAATGTCAGGGAAAATTAGAGTTAACTGAAACTAAATTTAGGGGGAGGGGTTAATATGAAAAAAGAGGTAAGATTATTACTAGAAAAATCTATAAATTCTCTTATATTAAGTATAGAACATTTTAATAGGCCTTGGGATAGGGGAAGAGTAGAAGCCGTTTTAATTTTACTTGATCACTCATTTGAACTTCTTTTAAAAGCAACTATCGTGCATGAAGGAGGTAAAATAAACAAAAAGGGTCAGAACGAAACTATTGGTTTTGATTCGTGTGTAAGAAAAGCTATATCGCACAAAATAATAACAAATGAACAAGCTCTCACTCCTCAAACAATTAATGGATTAAGGGACGCTGCGCAGCATTATATAGTTGAAATATCTGAACAACAATTATATATGCACTCACAATCAGGATTAACGTTATATAAAGATATTTTAAAAGGTACATTTCAAAAAAACTTATCTGATGAACTTCCAGTCAGAGTATTACCCGTTTCTACAACACCACCTCTAAATATTAATACTTTATTCGAAAATGAACTTAAAGAGGTTAAAAAACTTCTTATTCCTGGCACTAGGCGAAAAAAAGAAGCGACAGTCAAATTGAGGGCGTTATCTATTTTTGACAGAACATTAAGAGGAGAAACATTCCAACCGAGTGAAAGAGAACTGAATAAATTAGCAGATGATGTTAAACAAGATAAAGACTGGAATGAAATTTTTCCAGGTGTTGCCTCAATCAATTTAACTTTAGATGGAATTGGCCATAATCTATCACTAAGAATAACGAAAAAAGAAGATGCACCACCTGTGCAATTAGTACCTGAAGGAACGCCAGGGGCAGCAGTTGTTGCCGTGAGAAGAGTAAATGAATTAGATTTCTACAATTTATCACATAAACAATTAGCAAAAAAAGTCGGCTTGACTTCGCCAAGAACAACTGCAATAATAAAACATATGAAACTAAGGGATGATTACGAATGTTATAACTTAATAAAAATTGGAAAAACTTCATATCATCGCTATTCACAGTATGCTATTCATAAAATAAAAGAAGAACTAAAAACGGCTGATATGGATAAAATATGGAAAGAATATCGGGCTGAAAGATATGATCCTATTACAAAGAGGAGAATAAAAAATGAGTAATTTAACAGAGAATCATGTAGAATATGCAACCATCTCTATCCTTCAGGAACTCGGCTACAATTATCTCCATGGTTTAGACATGTCCCCCGACGGGAAATCACCAGAAAGAGAACTTTATTCTGATGTGATATTGGTCCAACGACTCCGAAATGTTATAAACCGCCTAAATCCTAATATCCCACCTACTGCTCGCGAAGAAGCATTAAAAAAAGTTTTAAGATCAGAATCTAGCGATCTTCTATCTAACAACTTTCGCTTTCATCAACTATTAACCGAAGGTATTGGCGTTGAATATCGTGAAAATGATAGAATAAAAGGAGATAAGGTTTACTTGGTGGATTTCCAGAACTTATCTAACAACGATTTTTTAGCAGTTAACCAGTTCACCGTAATTGAAAACAATAACAATCGTCGCCCAGACATTGTATTATTCATAAACGGCCTACCTTTAGTGGTTATTGAACTCAAAAATCCTGCTGATGCGAGTGCCACCCTGAAAAAAGGTTATCAACAACTGCAAACTTACAAAAATCAAATTCCTTCTCTATTCCAACTCAATGAAATTCTCATAACCTCTGATGGTATGGAAGCTAGGGTTGGGACTTTAACCAGTTCATGGGAACGTTTCATGCCTTGGAAGACCATTGATGGTTCCACTATCCCTGGTGACACCTTCCAATTAGAGGTCATGCTCCGTGGAATGCTCAACCCGGAAGTTCTCCTAGATATTATTAACCACTTCATCACCTTTGAAAGGGAAAAGGAAATTAAGAAAAAAATAGCAGCATATCATCAGTACCATGCTGTAAACCGGGCTGTCTATGCCACTCTGGAAGCATCCCAACCTGAAGGAAACAAAAGGTGTGGGGTGGTTTGGCATACTCAAGGGTCGGGTAAAAGTCTGATCATGGCATTTTATGCAGGTAAATTAGTATTAGAAATGGATAACCCCACTATAGTGGTTTTAACCGATCGAAACGACTTGGACGATCAGTTATTTGGAACTTTCACCAAGTCAAGGGATCTTTTAAGACAGGACCCACAACAGGCTGACAGCAGAGAAAAACTGCAGGAACTACTTAAAGTAGCCTCTGGGGGAATAGTCTTCACCACCATCCAGAAATTCTTCCCAGAAAAAGGTTTATCTTACCCCCTTCTATCTGATAGGGACAACATTGTAGTAATAGCAGACGAGGCCCATCGTAGCCAGTATGAATTCATTGACGGCTTTGCCCGGCACATGAGAGATGCCCTCCCCAATGCTTCCTACATTGGATTTACAGGAACGCCTATTGAGATGAATGATAAAAACACGGTTCAAGTGTTTGGTAATTACATTGATATATACGATATTGAACAGGCAGTGGAAGATGGGGCCACAGTCAGGATTTACTATGAAAACCGGCTAATAAAACTGGACATTGATGAGGAGAAGAAGGCTTTAATCGATCCTAAATTTGAGGATGTTACAGAGGGAGAAGAAACTGAAATCAAGGAAAAATTGAAAAGTAAATGGGCTCGAACTGAAGCCATTGTGGGTAGTGAGAATAGAATAAAAGAATTAGCTGCAGATCTGGTTGACCATTTCACCCAGAGAATAGAAGCTCAAAATGGTAAGGGAATGGTTGTTTGTATGAGCCGGAGAATCTGCACTGACCTTTACAATGAAATTATCAAAATCAAACCAGAATGGGAAAACAATGAGGATGATAAGGGATTTTTAAAGGTGGTTATGACCGGATCTGCCTCAGACCCTGAAGACTGGCAGAAACACATCCGGAACAAACCGCGTAGAAGAGAATTGGGTGAAACCTTCAAAGACCCTGAATCTGAAATAAAACTGGTAATTGTAAGGGATATGTGGCTTACAGGTTTTGATGTGCCCAACTTGCACACCATGTATCTTGACAAACCCATGAGAGGTCACGGCCTGATGCAAGCTATTGCCCGGGTAAACAGAGTTTACAAAGACAAAGAAGGCGGATTAATAGTAGATTATCTGGGAATCGCAGCAGAACTCAAAAAAGCTATTCAAGATTATACTGTGGGTGGTGGCAAAGGAAAACCAGCATTTGATCAGGATAAAGCCGTGGGATTAATGCTAGAAAAATATGAGATTGTTAAATCCATGTTCCACGGCTTTGAATACACAGGATACTTCACTAAAGACACTAAAAAACAATTAAAAATCCTTTTAAGGGGAATAGACCATATCTTGGGACTTAAAGATGGTAAAAACAGGTTCTTGAAGAATGTTAATGAACTTTCCAAAGCATTTGCACTTTCAGTCCCCCACGAAAAAGCCATAGAAATAAGGGATGAAATTGGTTTTTTTAAGGCAATTCGAGCTCAATTAGTAAAAACAGAACAATCCGATGATAAAAAACTCAGTAAGGATGAAATAGAGCTTGCCATAAAGCAGATAATTTCTGATGCCCTGACATCAGAGGGTGTTGTGGAAATAGTTGGATCTAAAGATGTTTCAGGATTTAAAAATCCGGATATTTCTATTTTATCTGATGAGTTCTTGGAAGAGGTAAAGGGAATGCCTCAAAGGAATCTGGCAGCGGAACTACTAGAGAAACTTTTAAAGGAACAAATTAAAACCCGGTCGCGAAGGAATGTTGTTGAAGCTAAATCCTTTGCAGAAATGTTGGAAAATGCTTTAGAAAGGTATAAACAGCGTCCTGTTGATAGTAATGAAGTGATCAATAATTTAATTGATATTGCTAAAAAGATTCGCGAAGCAGATCAAAGGGGAGAAGATCTGGGTCTAACTGAATATGAAATTGCATTTTACGATGCATTACTGGTTAGTAAAGAGGCAGAAGAAGTTTTAGGTAATGAAGAATTGAAAAAAATTTCCATGGAGTTAGTCAGGACAATTAAAAATAATATAACCATTGATTGGACATTAAGAGAAAATGTTCAAGCCAAAATGAGGGTGGCTGTTAAAAGATTACTAAAAAAACATCAATATCCTGCCGATAATCGTGATAAAACAGTGGAAATTGTCTTAGAACAAG harbors:
- a CDS encoding DEAD/DEAH box helicase — protein: MSNLTENHVEYATISILQELGYNYLHGLDMSPDGKSPERELYSDVILVQRLRNVINRLNPNIPPTAREEALKKVLRSESSDLLSNNFRFHQLLTEGIGVEYRENDRIKGDKVYLVDFQNLSNNDFLAVNQFTVIENNNNRRPDIVLFINGLPLVVIELKNPADASATLKKGYQQLQTYKNQIPSLFQLNEILITSDGMEARVGTLTSSWERFMPWKTIDGSTIPGDTFQLEVMLRGMLNPEVLLDIINHFITFEREKEIKKKIAAYHQYHAVNRAVYATLEASQPEGNKRCGVVWHTQGSGKSLIMAFYAGKLVLEMDNPTIVVLTDRNDLDDQLFGTFTKSRDLLRQDPQQADSREKLQELLKVASGGIVFTTIQKFFPEKGLSYPLLSDRDNIVVIADEAHRSQYEFIDGFARHMRDALPNASYIGFTGTPIEMNDKNTVQVFGNYIDIYDIEQAVEDGATVRIYYENRLIKLDIDEEKKALIDPKFEDVTEGEETEIKEKLKSKWARTEAIVGSENRIKELAADLVDHFTQRIEAQNGKGMVVCMSRRICTDLYNEIIKIKPEWENNEDDKGFLKVVMTGSASDPEDWQKHIRNKPRRRELGETFKDPESEIKLVIVRDMWLTGFDVPNLHTMYLDKPMRGHGLMQAIARVNRVYKDKEGGLIVDYLGIAAELKKAIQDYTVGGGKGKPAFDQDKAVGLMLEKYEIVKSMFHGFEYTGYFTKDTKKQLKILLRGIDHILGLKDGKNRFLKNVNELSKAFALSVPHEKAIEIRDEIGFFKAIRAQLVKTEQSDDKKLSKDEIELAIKQIISDALTSEGVVEIVGSKDVSGFKNPDISILSDEFLEEVKGMPQRNLAAELLEKLLKEQIKTRSRRNVVEAKSFAEMLENALERYKQRPVDSNEVINNLIDIAKKIREADQRGEDLGLTEYEIAFYDALLVSKEAEEVLGNEELKKISMELVRTIKNNITIDWTLRENVQAKMRVAVKRLLKKHQYPADNRDKTVEIVLEQAKIVCEEWAKSTI
- a CDS encoding N-6 DNA methylase; the protein is MNMAKSNGANLGFEQKLWQSADKLRNNMDAAEYKHIVLGLIFLKYISDAFLEVHKKLETDKYADSEDKDEYTALNIFWVPTKARWNYLQDHAKQPDIGKLIDDAMDAIEKDNPQLKGVLPKDYAREALDKKSLGGIIDLIGTIGLGNKESRSKDILGRVYEYFLGQFASAEGKKGGQFYTPRSIVKVLVEMIEPYHGRIYDPCCGSGGMFVQSEKFVEAHEGKIGDIAIYGQESNQTTWRLCKINLAIRGIDSDIQWGDSFTEDKHKDLKSDYILANPPFNDKDWKAELLEDDVRWKYGIPPKRNANFAWVQHFIHHLTPNGIAGFVLSNGSMSAGGIEGKIRQKIVENDLVDCMVALPSQLFYNTGIPACLWFISRDKKNVRFRNREDEILFIDARKMGYMADRTHRELSDEDIQQIAQTYYSWRGEGGEYKDVRGFCKSTTLNEVKKHDYILTPGRYVGFAEEEEDLEEFEEKMKRLTSELAQQFKESDKLEKEISDYLKMIGYEI